A window from Dysidea avara chromosome 2, odDysAvar1.4, whole genome shotgun sequence encodes these proteins:
- the LOC136247829 gene encoding uncharacterized protein: MITAAVLLVCLLSQIKGTTKVMSDDLSDTSHNSSDDFASGSGDLTERGQDKLPCCVSGNFTFYSIADILNNISSNNTIVNITTDAVLFSNVTLEGLENIMIIGHRNPVVKCNDVGAVKFISCKNITIEGIQWEGCGSKDYPGIEFYNSSSNVSFERCSFNNSTVLLSEVSGNVYINNCNFTHKYEYSGYGAAIHYSPNTNSSNKHWLVVQNCKFIFNRATQSVVYIDGSGSRIPGHVCLQDNVFVNNTGVPIYISHTNLHIRGSVLFKGNTAKSGGGIYSNNSTVIFYDKSDVNFISNSVTANGGAIYQVYSKIIFEANSVVTFKNNNARNGGAINSNKSHIIFDGNSSVTFNNNEASHGGAVFCESSSNITFDGNSSVTFNNNEASDEGGAVYCWSSSHITFNGNSSVTFNNNEAGVGGAVYCWSSSHITFDGNSSVTFNNNKASVYGGAVYCLSSSSITFDGNSSVTFNNNEARYGGAVYCRSSSNITFDGNSSVTFNNNKASSNGGAVYCLYSSHITFNGNSSVTFNNNKASYEGGAVYCRSSSNITFDGNSSVTFNNNKASDDGGAVYCFSSSSITFDGNSSVTFNNNEARYGGAVVCWSSSSITFDGNSSVTFNNNKASVYGGAVYCRSLSHITFDGNSSVTFNNNEASSNGGAVYCVSSSPITFDGNSSVTFNNNKASVYGGAVYCFSSSSITFDGNSSVTFNNNEASVDGGAVYCRSSSNITFDGNSSVTFNNNEASDEGGAVYCQYSSHITFDGNSSVTFNNNTASVYGGAVYCWSSSHITFDGNSSVTFNNNTASVYGGAVYCQYSSHITFDGNSSVTFNNNEASDDGGAVCCWYSSHITFDGNSSVTFNNNEASVVGGAVYCNTQSDVLFYATTMVTFINNSARTGGAIFSQSSHISAKETSTVQFIHNSATHGGAVFLRGQSTVLLEGSCVIAFKDNKATESGGALYITAYSTAIFTGYSGVAYSNNKVSQYGGAIYCSDNSNITLNENVSIEFTNNTSEYGGALSIIQSNLTFNENILANFTDNFAERGGAVYVLLSSVTLEGNIAANFTGNKAENGGAISVVKSLVTFAEKSRLTFFSNSAARSGGAMHLSDHFGVNISHNSHIKFYHNTANRRGGAIYCDLTKSTNNKLTLNTTDIVFYSNTDLTSSDVYVDIPTSCDETCLNNSIIKKDYSQFGGVINTSPRELQFNDSAVTCIDYDNDTNCQTYLTKNIMLGQEIIINACVLDYYNQPSEPTQFELSYDDQDHCIIGSDNVLISCTVVFEGVSIKGERVVETTNYSININSYDGSISDVKKFTVELITELSPCHPGFHYDNITQTCVCYSDSDIVSCSGSTSSIKRGYWFGEVNDTATVTICPNTYCNFTCCETANGFFKLSPVRANQCNSQRSGTACGSCKEGFTLSFDSIECVSIDTCTTGQTVLVVTLSILYWVVIVVSVFIVTYYHIGIGYLYAITYYYSMVDILLSERLYSSQGLFTFVSIMSSISKVTPQFLGQLCLVTDMSGIDQQFIHYVHPLAVAIIIVVICQSARISYKFSSFVSRGIIHVISFLLLLSYTSVATTSLLLLRLLRFNNVDKVYTYLSPDIEYFHDRHLPYVIIAMVCSLIIVMGLPLLLLLEPFLNHKINFTRIKLLLDQFQGCYKDKYRSFAAYYMTCRLVIILIIIANPSNNNATQYSLIIANTTLALIHMTLRPYGSNILNVFDGFVLHLMIVVSMVPLIDSYDPDLLLSFMFVLVILPLIPFLIMEIYLYKKTIKKITKYCVPPKPDTTNDNNEVPMRDFVDSIIDDSRRVNATICEIRESEMDDATHYRESFMEVMDEI, translated from the exons ATGATCACAGCTGCTGTTCTGCTAGTGTGTTTGCTCAGCCAAATTAAAGGAACTACAAAAGTGATGTCTGATGATCTATCTGATACTTCTCATAACAGTAGTGATGACTTTGCTAGTGGCTCAGGTGATTTAACTGAGAGAGGTCAGGATAAACTTCCCTGTTGTGTATCTGGAAACTTTACCTTTTATTCAATTGCTGACATTCTAAATAACATCTCCAGTAATAACACCATTGTCAATATTACAACTGATGCTGTGTTGTTCTCTAATGTGACATTAGAAGGTCTtgaaaatatcatgataatagGACACAGAAATCCTGTTGTAAAGTGTAATGATGTTGGTGCAGTAAAGTTCATCTCCTGCAAGAATATAACCATTGAAGGTATTCAGTGGGAAGGATGTGGCTCTAAAGATTATCCAGGAATTGAATTCTACAACTCATCATCCAATGTTTCTTTTGAAAGATGTTCATTCAATAACTCCACTGTTTTACTTTCAGAAGTGTCTGGAAATGTGTACATTAACAATTGTAATTTTACACACAAATATGAATATAGTGGATATGgagcagctatacattattcacCAAATACTAATAGTTCCAATAAACACTGGTTAGTGGTTCAAAATTGCAAATTCATTTTCAACAGAGCCACACAAAGTGTAGTTTACATTGATGGTTCAGGTAGCAGGATCCCTGGTCATGTTTGCTTACAAGACAATGTGTTTGTCAACAACACAGGAGTACCAATTTACATTTCACATACTAATCTTCATATTAGAGGTAGTGTGTTATTCAAGGGTAATACAGCAAAGTCTGGTGGAGGAATTTATAGCAATAATTCCACTGTCATATTTTATGATAAATCTGATGTGAATTTTATTAGTAACTCTGTTACAGCTAATGGTGGAGCTATTTATCAAGTTTATTCTAAAATCATTTTTGAGGCAAACTCAGTAGTGACATTCAAGAACAACAATGCAAGGAATGGTGGTGCCATAAAcagtaataaatctcatatcatatttgatggtaactcaagtgtaacatttaataataatgaagccagtcaTGGAGGAGCCGTATTTTGTGAGTCTTCATctaatatcacatttgatggtaactcaagtgtaacatttaacaataatgaagccagtgatgAAGGAGGAGCTGTTTATTGTTggtcttcatctcatatcacatttaatggtaactcaagtgtaacatttaataataatgaagccggTGTTGGAGGAGCTGTTTATTGTTggtcttcatctcatatcacatttgatggtaactcaagtgtaacatttaataacaataaaGCCAGTGtttatggaggagctgtatattgtttGTCTTCATCTagtatcacatttgatggtaactcaagtgtaacatttaataataatgaagccaggtATGGAGGAGCTGTTTATTGTAGGTCTTCATctaatatcacatttgatggtaactcaagtgtaacatttaataataataaagccaGTTCTAATGGAGGAGCTGTTTATTGTCTgtattcatctcatatcacatttaatggtaactcaagtgtaacatttaataacaataaaGCCAGTTATGAAGGAGGAGCTGTTTATTGTAGGTCTTCATctaatatcacatttgatggtaactcaagtgtaacatttaataacaataaagccagtgatgatggaggagctgtatattgttttTCTTCATCTagtatcacatttgatggtaactcaagtgtaacatttaataataatgaagccaggtATGGAGGAGCTGTAGTTTGTTGGTCTTCATCTagtatcacatttgatggtaactcaagtgtaacatttaataacaataaaGCCAGTGTTTATGGAGGAGCTGTTTATTGTAGGTCtttatctcatatcacatttgatggtaactcaagtgtaacatttaataataatgaagccagttctaatggaggagctgtatattgtgtgtCTTCATCTcctatcacatttgatggtaactcaagtgtaacatttaataacaataaaGCCAGTGtttatggaggagctgtatattgttttTCTTCATCTagtatcacatttgatggtaactcaagtgtaacatttaataataatgaagccagtgttgatggaggagctgtttatTGTAGGTCTTCATctaatatcacatttgatggtaactcaagtgtaacatttaacaataatgaagccagtgatgaaggaggagctgtatattgtcagtattcatctcatatcacatttgatggtaactcaagtgtaacatttaataataatacagccaGTGTTTATGGAGGAGCTGTTTATTGTTggtcttcatctcatatcacatttgatggtaactcaagtgtaacatttaataataatacagccaGTGtttatggaggagctgtatattgtcagtattcatctcatatcacatttgatggtaactcaagtgtaacatttaataataatgaagccagtgatgatggaggagctgtctgttgttggtattcatctcatatcacatttgatggtaactcaagtgtaacatttaataataatgaagccagtgttgttggaggagctgtatattgtaaCACACAGAGTGATGTCTTATTTTATGCAACTACAATGGTAACTTTTATCAATAATAGTGCAAGAACTGGTGGAGCTATATTCAGTCAAAGTTCTCATATATCAGCTAAAGAAACTTCAACTGTTCAGTTTATCCACAACAGTGCCACACATGGTGGAGCTGTATTTTTGCGGGGTCAATCCACCGTCTTATTAGAAGGAAGTTGTGTAATAGCATTCAAAGATAACAAAGCTACTGAAAGTGGAGGAGCACTCTACATTACTGCCTATTCCACTGCTATATTTACTGGATATTCTGGAGTGGCTTATTCCAACAATAAAGTTAGCCAATATGGTGGAGCAATATACTGCAGTGATAATTCCAACATTACACTAAATGAAAATGTCTCTATAGAGTTTACAAATAACACATCTGAATATGGTGGAGCTTTGTCAATTATACAATCAAACTTGACATTTAATGAAAACATTTTAGCAAACTTCACAGATAATTTTGCAGAGCGAGGTGGAGCAGTTTATGTTTTACTGTCCAGTGTGACATTAGAAGGAAATATTGCAGCAAACTTCACAGGGAATAAGGCCGAGAATGGTGGAGCTATTTCTGTGGTGAAATCATTAGTAACATTTGCAGAAAAATCTCGATTGACATTTTTCAGCAACTCAGCTGCAAGAAGTGGTGGGGCCATGCATCTAAGTGATCACTTTGGTGTAAACATATCCCATAATTCTCATATTAAATTTTATCACAACACAGCTAATCGCCGTGGTGGAGCCATATATTGTGACCTAACAAAAAGTACCAATAACAAACTTACACTGAACACTACAGATATTGTATTTTATAGCAACACTGACCTCACTAGTTCTGATGTTTATGTCGATATACCAACATCATGTGATGAGACTTGTCTGAACAACAGCATCATAAAAAAAGATTATTCTCAGTTTGGTGGGGTCATTAACACTTCTCCTAGAGAACTACAATTTAATGACTCAGCAGTTACATGTATTGATTATGACAATGATACAAATTGTCAAACTTATCTAACAAAAAATATAATGCTTGGTCAGGAAATTATAATCAATGCTTGTGTATTGGATTATTACAACCAACCTTCTGAACCAACACAATTTGAACTGAGCTATGATGATCAAGATCATTGTATCATTGGATCAGACAATGTGCTAatatcatgtacagtagtgtTTGAAGGAGTCAGTATAAAGGGAGAGAGAGTTGTGGAGACAACTAATTATTCAATAAACATAAATTCATATGATGGTAGTATATCTGACGTAAAGAAGTTCACTGTTGAGCTAATAACTGAACTATCACCATGTCACCCTGGTTTCCACTATGATAATATAACACAAACATGTGTATGCTACAGTGATAGTGATATTGTGTCTTGTTCTGGTAGTACATCATCTATCAAAAGAGGCTACTGGTTTGGTGAAGTTAATGATACAGCTACAGTGACAATTTGTCCCAATACTTACTGTAATTTTACTTGTTGTGAAACAGCTAATGGATTTTTTAAACTTTCACCAGTCAGAGCAAATCAGTGCAATTCTCAGCGATCTGGTACTGCTTGTGGTAGCTGTAAGGAAGGATTTACTCTTTCTTTTGATTCTATAGAATGTGTAAGTATTGACACATGTACAACTGGACAGACAGTACTTGTGGTGACATTATCAATCCTTTATTGGGTGGTCATAGTTGTATCAGTGTTTATTGTGACATACTATCACATTGGGATTGGTTATTTGTAtgctattacatactattacagtatggtGGATATTTTACTGAGTGAACGCTTGTACTCATCACAAGGATTATTTACATTTGTTAGCATTATGTCAAGTATTTCAAAAGTCACACCACAATTTTTAGGACAGCTCTGTTTAGTAACTGATATGAGTGGAATTGACCAACAGTTCATTCATTATGTCCATCCACTAGCTGTTGCCATCATCATAGTAGTAATCTGCCAATCAGCAAGAATATCATACAAGTTTTCGTCATTTGTTAGTAGAGGAATTATCCATGTTATCTCTTTCCTTCTACTGCTATCCTATACTTCTGTGGCAACAACTTCATTACTGCTATTGAGATTGCTGAGATTTAATAATGTGgataaggtttacacttaccTGTCACCTGACATAGAGTATTTTCATGATCGTCATTTACCATACGTTATCATAGCAATGGTATGTTCACTAATCATTGTGATGGGTCTTCCCCTTCTACTGCTGCTAGAACCATTCCTTAACCACAAGATAAACTTCACTAGAATAAAACTATTGTTGGATCAATTTCAAGGATGCTACAAGGACAAGTATCGCAGTtttgcagcttattacatgACATGTCGACTGGTGATTATTCTGATAATTATTGCTAATCCATCCAACAATAACGCCACCCAGTATTCATTGATCATTGCTAACACCACACTAGCCTTGATACATATGACATTAAGGCCATATGGATCTAACATTCTTAATGTGTTTGATGGCTTTGTGTTGCATCTgatgattgtggtttcaatgGTACCACTTATTGACAGTTATGATCCTGATTTATTGCTATCATTTATGTTTGTATTAGTTATACTACCCTTAATACCCTTTCTGATAATGGAAATTTACCTTTACAAAAAGACAATTAAGAAAATCACTAAATATTGTGTACCACCTAAACCTGACACTACCAATGACAACAATGAGGTACCGATGAGAGACTTTGTTGATAGTATTATTGATGATAGCAGGAGGGTGAATGCTACTATTTGTGAAAT CAGAGAATCAGAGATGGATGATGCTACTCACTACCGCGAATCCTTCATGGAAGTGATGGATGAGATTTAA